The genomic DNA GCCGGGCCGGGCCGCTAATGCGCATGGGCGGGCGTCCGCGGCTCCAACTGCCGCCAGTTTTCACAAGCTGGGAGGGCCGTTACCTCGGAGATACCAGTGGCCGGCATGTCGGTTGAAAAAGCTTCCCGCAAGGGAGACGACGAGAAAGGAGAGGAGCAGCTCGTGGTCATCCCTAGTAGCGAGTACGCGGCGAAGCCGGCGGCGGCGGAGGGAGCGCCGATGAAGATGGATGTGGCGGTGAGGGTCACGGGCTGCTCCGACGACCTCAGCTCTGGGGAGGCCGACATAGACCCAAAACTCCTGGAGCTCACCGCTGACGAGGAGAAGTGCCGCAGCATCCGCAGGCAGTACCGGCAGCTCATGTACTGCGTGCGGCAGAACCGGGAGGACATCGTGAACTCGGCGAACAACTCCTTGACCGAGGCTCTGGAGGAAGCCAACGTCCTGTTTGATGGAGTGAGCCGAACCAGAGAAGCAGCCCTCGACGCCCAGTTTCTTGTGATGGCTTCTGACTTGGGTAAAGAAAAGGCAAAGCAGTTAAACTCTGACCTGAACTTCTTTAATCAGTTAGCATTTtgtgactttctgtttctgttcgGGGGTCTGAATTGGATGGAAGGCGAGCCTGATGACTTGAGTGATTGTGATGATAACATAGCTCTTTCCTTCTGGAAGGCAATGGAAAAGGAAGCAACATCCTGGATGGTAAAAGCTGAGacattccattttgtttttggttcattCAAACTAGAACCTTCTGCACCAAAGCCCCGACTTGAACACCAGAAGAAAGTTCGCAAGATGGAGGAAAATGGGAATATGCCTACAAAGTTGCGGAAGCTGGACCTCAGTAGTTATCCAGAAGCGACAGAAAAAAACGTAGAAAGGATTTTGGGATTGTTGCAAACCTACTTTCGAAAGTATCCTGATACTCCTGTGTCCTATTTTGAGTTTGTGATTGATCCAAACTCTTTTTCTCGTACTGTggagaatatattttatgtttcttttattgtaaGAGATGGTTTTGCAAGAATAAGGCTTGATGAAGACAGGCTGCCAATATTAGAGCCGATGAATGTTAACCAAATGGGTGAGGGAAATGATTCCAGTTGCCATGGTAGGAAACAGGGAGTCATATCTTTGACTTTACAGGAGTGGAAAAACATTGTGGCAGCTTTTGAAATTTCTGAGGCTATGATTACATACTCCTCATACTAAGATTTCTTAGTATAGGatcctttttgtgtgtttttctgaaGTTATCTCAAATGGAGAGTCAAATGTAAACTGAAGCACATATTGTATGTCTTGTAAAGTGAAAAAGTATCTTCAACAACATCAGACATTGTTTTACTGTGCAGCATATTTTTCTTAGTAATTTATAAGGTCATGATcttctcttattaaaaaaaattcgtTGGCATATTTATGGGAGCGTTTTATTGAATGCCCTTTAAgactattaataaaaacaagttttgGATACCAAATTAAGGGATATTTGATAATTTGCAAAAcataataatttatgaaaatcAATTATGATGCTCTGTGATACATTGCTTTCTCTGTCATAGGGAACCAAGAGAATCCCAGAAAGAGTTCCTAACCAGGTTGGGGAAAGAGTGGGtaaaaaacaaaagtggaaaaaaaagcaaacaaacaacaacaacttgTCTGTAAGGCAGTTAATATGCaacattaagaataaaaaagtcaTTGCAAAGAAGACAGGATTTATGAGGGAGTATCCATATTCTAAACAGTTTCTGTTATTAGACTCAGCAAAGTAGTGTCTCTGCTGTAGAAGTTGAGGTGTCAGCTAAGGGCTGAAAGTTGAGTAGAAACACGGAGAAGGAAAAGGCATTCTAGGCAGGAGAATAGCAAGGTCAAATGCATGGAATTGTTAGAAGTTAGGCACGAGAGGACCATTAGATTAATGGAAAAACTGTTATATTTGATTGTTAAGCTGGGCAACAATTGAATAACTTCATCTATTAGTATCCTCAGAAGATATTTTTGTCTAACTATTATACGTTGAACACAAAATCTTTTGCTATCCAGTTGTAGTTTTTATCTACTGAATTTCTTCTCTGGCCCCTGGTGTCCCTTTGTGGTCTTTGTTAGTACATAGAATGTCCTTCAGAATCTGCACTGTTTCATCATGTAACAACTTTGAATATTTGTCCCactttaattttgcatttttatctcttttttcccttgagacaagtgtcactcttgttgcccaggctggggtgcagtggtgcgatcttggcccactacaacctctgcctctggggttcaggcaattcttgtgcctcagcctcccaagtagccgggattacaggtgcgtgccatcacacctagcaaatacctgcctcggcctcccaaagtgctgggattataagtgtgagccaaattttgcatttcttaatAGGGTTTTAAATGCCAGGAAACTGACCCTGCTTGAAACTAAAACATGTTAGTTTATCTAGATGTTCTTCACTTAGTGTAAAGCCATAAAggcttttttgtttctgttgcttgcagttgttttaagaatataaattacAACCTTATTTGGAGATTATTGCCAAAAGTTTGGGTCATTAGGAAAACAACTTGAGAAGGTGCAGTAAGCATGCCCAtaaactttctttcctttgatCCTTATAGGAGCTTAAGTTTTGGTAGTCATGGAATTTtgccattaaacaataatttggCAAATGTTTAGGCATCTGTTGTGCATAGCAGTGGCAAACTTTCCTAGTAAGTCTAGTAGTACAGGAAAGGGAAATCCAAAGACTCAACAAATGATACCAAGACTGAGAGGAAGGATCTTTCATGTATGGGGATGAGGTTCTTCACCAATAATACAGTAGTGGTTTTAGCAAAAATAGAACTTTCTTATGAAACTTGgccaattattttctaaattagttCCTCCTTTCACATACTAAAGAGCGCTCACCCTTGCTAGTGTCTAGTATCCTTTGATTTATAGTAGCAGTCATGGAAGTATCATTTGATCTCAGTAATCCTCATTTCCAGCATGTCTCTACCAACCAATTTCCTTGGGTTTTGCAGAGATCTGCTGTTGGAAGAAAAAGTACTCTTAATGACAGCAAACAGATCCCGCCCCGGTACTTTACTGACAATCAGTTGCTCTGTTGAATGCTTCGTGTCTTTACTAGGAGTATTTGACAGTGATGATTTAAAAGCATTAATAGATCATCTGGAGGCTTAGGAGAGGTAATTTTTTGGGTCTTCTCTAAAGCTAATAGCTGTTAAAATACAAAGTTGACCACTACTGTTTCTATTTTTACTGGTTGGCATGACACCAGTAAAATGATGAGGCGTGATGGATTGCCTcatcatttttgaaattttgaaattaaagtgACTGCTTACCTTgaagcaaaaaggaaattaaaaatttatagagATTAAGAATCAAACTGTAAATCTGCTTGCTTCTTGCTAATATAGagaactttatttaattttttggagacagagttttcactcgttgcccaggctggaatgcaatggcacaatctcggcttactgcaacctccacctcctgggttcaagtgattctcctgcctcagcctcccaagtaactgggattacaggcacccgccaccacgcctggatgatttttgtacttttagtagagacagggtttcattatattggccaggctggtcttgaacttctgacctcgtgattcgcctgctttggccacccaaagtgctgggattccaggtgtgagccaccacgcccggcctagggTACTTTAAATTTTGCAGGTTCAGTTAGCTGAAAtgtaggagaatttttttttttttttatgagacagggtcttgctctgttgcccagagcacaatcctggcttactgcagtcGCCTTGATCTCTCGgactcaagtgagtctcctgcctcagcctcccgagtagctgggactacagctgcatgcctccacactcagctattttttttgtttcggAAGAGagaaggtctcattatgttgcccaggctggtcttgaactcccagacttaagcaatcctcctgccttggcctcccaaagtgttgggaattacaggtgtgagccaccacgcccagcctaggacaatattttcaagaaatattttaaaaatattttgagaatatttttaaataatagaactTTATTGAATGGTAGAACCACTTGCTGGTCAAAGGATCTGGGATCAGATCCTCATTCTATAACATTCTAGTTATATACTTtggataaattattatttaacctGTAAACATCAGGTTTTTCATTTGCCAAGTGGGAATAATGCCTCTTAAGTTTACAGTAAGAATCAAAGTAGAAAATGTTGTGATAAGTACTTTGAGATATGAATTATGGTATGTAGTATAGTTGGAAAAGCAAGAGGTTTGTAATCTCTGAAATTGAACGTGGGCTCAATTCTTGGCTCGTGGGCAAGTTTCTTTCTCTGAGGGCCTCTATACTATATGAAATGGGAATAAACATCTGACTGGAAGACTTTGAGATAATgtataaaaaaaacttttctcaTTGTAGACTCTCATGTTAGTGCCTCACTCTAGTTCAGAGTCAGCAAATTCCATAATGCCACCTCCCTCCATAGTGATATCTCTGTAATGGTTCATTTACTTTCCTTTGAGTCTCTGACCATTTGTCATGCTTTTTAGACCCTTGTCCTGGAGAATGTATTACCAAGTGATTGGTAATTAATTTATTCCACAACTGTTTGAATGCCCATTTTGCCAGTCACTGTTCTAGGAACTGGTTGAAAAATGGTGGATAGAAAACTGCCCACCTTTCATGATTTCATGTTTTAGTGGGTATATTAGTTTCCTTttgctgctctaacaaattaccAAACATTTAGTGGTTTTAAATAACACTATTTTACAGTTGTGGAAGTTGGATGCTAAAATCCAGTTATCAATAGGTctggttccttctggaagctctgaggCAGAATCTgttcccttgccttttccagcttccaaagCCTACCTGCATTCCCTGGCCCACAATCTGTCacttcctctattttcttttctttttttttttgagacggagtctcaccctgtcacccaggctggagtgcagtagcacaatctcagctcactacaagctccgcctcctgggttcatgccattctcctggctcagcctcctgagtagctgggactacaggcgtccgccgccacacctggctaattttttgtatttttagtggagacggagtttcaccatgttggccaggatggtctcgatctcctgacctcgtgatctgcctgcctgggcctcccaaagtgctgggattacaggcgtgagccaccgcgcctggccacttcctctattttctttttctttctttttttttttgagacggagtctcgctgtgctcccaggctggagtgcagtggcgtgatcttggctcactgcaagctccgcctcccaggttcacgccattctcccgcctcagcctcccaagtagctgagactacaggcgcccgccaccacgcccagctagttttttgtattttttagtagagacggggtttcaccatgttagccaggatggtcttgatctcctgacctcatgatccacccgtctcggcctcccaaagtgctgggattacaggcttgagccaccgcgcccggccacttcctCTATTTTCAAAGCTGGCAA from Papio anubis isolate 15944 chromosome 9, Panubis1.0, whole genome shotgun sequence includes the following:
- the EID3 gene encoding EP300-interacting inhibitor of differentiation 3; this translates as MSVEKASRKGDDEKGEEQLVVIPSSEYAAKPAAAEGAPMKMDVAVRVTGCSDDLSSGEADIDPKLLELTADEEKCRSIRRQYRQLMYCVRQNREDIVNSANNSLTEALEEANVLFDGVSRTREAALDAQFLVMASDLGKEKAKQLNSDLNFFNQLAFCDFLFLFGGLNWMEGEPDDLSDCDDNIALSFWKAMEKEATSWMVKAETFHFVFGSFKLEPSAPKPRLEHQKKVRKMEENGNMPTKLRKLDLSSYPEATEKNVERILGLLQTYFRKYPDTPVSYFEFVIDPNSFSRTVENIFYVSFIVRDGFARIRLDEDRLPILEPMNVNQMGEGNDSSCHGRKQGVISLTLQEWKNIVAAFEISEAMITYSSY